The Hymenobacter sp. DG01 sequence TTATGGAAAATATGGCTTAAATATTTGCACAAACATCATTTATAGCTACTTGTGCTTTTGATGCCAGGCAGTCATTAAAGTTGTCTAAAGTGGAAAAGTTATATATCCTGCAGTAAGTTTGTATAAACTCTTGCCCGGGTGAGCGTGCCGGGTAGGCAGCAGGTTCTTTCCTTTTTACAACTTTCTATGAAAACACATTTCCGCAATGCACCTTGGGGAATCGCGTCGGGTAAGCGTCGGTTGCGCCGAGTTGGTGGCATAGCTGGTGTGCTGGTAGCCCTGCCCGGCTTGGCCTGGGCCGTGGCGCCGGTAACCCGCAACGATGCCGTAGTGATGCTAAGCACAACTACCTCGGCCACCATTGAGGTGCTAAGTAATGATACCCGGGGCGGCCTAGGTGTGGGTAGTGATGCCATCGACCCGACCACTGTAACCCTGCTCAGCGCTTCCGGGGCGAGCAGCACGACTACCATGGCCGGCAGCAACGGCGGCACTTTCTCGGTGAATCCTACTACAGGTGTCGTAACGTTTTCCTTACCTGTCAATCCTCAGCCGGGCAGCCGGTTCCAGACTACCGTGCGCTACACGGTAAAGAGTGTAGGTGGTTTTCTGAACGGCGTAGCTACCTCTGACCCCGCCACCATTACCGTAACGGTCAGCACTCCGCCCACGGCCGCCAACATCCGCACCGGGGTCATGCTGAGCAGCGCTGCGGCCACGGCCATTACCAGCCTTGCGGCCACTGCGGCCCCTAACACCACGGTTACCGGCTTCAGCCTGAAAACCCTGCCCCAGGGTGGTACCCTGTTCCTGAATACTACCCCCGTTACGGCGACCCGCCTCTTCACCACCGAAGAAGCCAAACAGCTGTACTTCGACCCGACTGGCAATACGTCCGGGGAGTTTACCTTCACCTACACCGGCATCAACAACGATGGTCTGGAGTCGGCCCCGGCTATCTATACCCTGCCGGTGGCCAACACGCCCCCCGTGGCCGTGAACGATCCTACCGTGATTGTGGCCCGCAACACCATTGCCACTATTGCCGTGCTCAACAACGACTCGGACGCCGATGGGCAGTTGGCCCCGGCTACCGTGGACCTGAACCCCGAGCAGGCCGGCATTCAGGCCGAGCGGACCGTGGTTGGTCAGGGAAAATTCACGGTGTCGGCCCAGGGCATTGTTTCCTTTACGCCCGTGCAGGACTTTGCTGGCACCAGCACCATTACCTACACCGTGCAGGACGATAAGGGCCTGACCTCGAACCCGGCTTCCATCCGGGTTATTGTCAATAGCGTGACCTCGGCCTTCGACGATAGCAACGAGGTAGAGAAAAACACCACTGTTTCGGGCAACGTTATTCTCAACGATACCGACCCGCAGAACACCGGCTTTACCGTGACGCTGCTTACCAACGTCAAGCACGGCAGCCTGACCCTGGACCCCGACGGCTCCTATACCTACACCCCACAATCGGGCTTCTTGGGCGAGGACAGCTTTGTATACCAGGCCTGCGACCGGGCTGCTACGCCCCAGTGCGCTACCGCTACGGTGCACCTGAACGTGTACGACCCGGCCGTGCAGTGCATCGCGGCCACCGGCCCGAACCAGCTGGTCAACCCGGGCTTCGCCAGTGGCAACGTGGGCTTCAACACCAACTACGAGTACCAAGCCGACGACCCAACGAGAGCCAATGAACTGACGCCGGAAAACACCTACGCCATTGGGCCCGATGCCAGCAAGTACCACGGCAGCTTCCGGGGCAACGGCTTTGGTGGAGCCAACGACAACTTCCTGATGATCAACGCTACGTCGGCCATCCGGACGCTGTACAGTCAGACGTTTAAGGTGCAGCCCAACCGCTACTACACCTTCTCGGCTCACTTCAACAACCTGATTCCGCCGACCACGAACATTGCCGACCCGATTGTGGGCTTTGTTATCAATGGGGCCTCTACCTCCGGCACGATTACGGTACCGGAGTCGCCGGACCAGTGGGTGAAATACTCCGACGTGTGGTACTCAGGCAATAACACTACGGCCACTTTCGAAATCCGCAACCTTACCCTGGACCTACTGGGCAACGACATCGGGATTGATGAGCTGTACTTCGGTACCT is a genomic window containing:
- a CDS encoding Ig-like domain-containing protein, producing MKTHFRNAPWGIASGKRRLRRVGGIAGVLVALPGLAWAVAPVTRNDAVVMLSTTTSATIEVLSNDTRGGLGVGSDAIDPTTVTLLSASGASSTTTMAGSNGGTFSVNPTTGVVTFSLPVNPQPGSRFQTTVRYTVKSVGGFLNGVATSDPATITVTVSTPPTAANIRTGVMLSSAAATAITSLAATAAPNTTVTGFSLKTLPQGGTLFLNTTPVTATRLFTTEEAKQLYFDPTGNTSGEFTFTYTGINNDGLESAPAIYTLPVANTPPVAVNDPTVIVARNTIATIAVLNNDSDADGQLAPATVDLNPEQAGIQAERTVVGQGKFTVSAQGIVSFTPVQDFAGTSTITYTVQDDKGLTSNPASIRVIVNSVTSAFDDSNEVEKNTTVSGNVILNDTDPQNTGFTVTLLTNVKHGSLTLDPDGSYTYTPQSGFLGEDSFVYQACDRAATPQCATATVHLNVYDPAVQCIAATGPNQLVNPGFASGNVGFNTNYEYQADDPTRANELTPENTYAIGPDASKYHGSFRGNGFGGANDNFLMINATSAIRTLYSQTFKVQPNRYYTFSAHFNNLIPPTTNIADPIVGFVINGASTSGTITVPESPDQWVKYSDVWYSGNNTTATFEIRNLTLDLLGNDIGIDELYFGTCNAVPVANNTATGSLPTTAPATAIVPMEATDPDGTIVSYTITSLPQPGAGTLYVNGLPATLNQVVLPADNARLSFDPSGTQNGNITFTFLATDNNGSTSNTATYTIPVGQTAPLAENVLMAPAIPNTAAATTLKPMVATDGDGTIVKYVITSLPNAQAGTLLLNNLAVKAVPQEVQPSQLSQLAYDPSGSYAGTVTFNYYAVDNQGNISNSAIYTIPIGNQMPVAHDKNAPALRNTSGVTPLSALESTDADGWIASYTIAALPAKGTLTLNGVRVQAGQTIRPEQASELSYAPPQTETGQYSFAYYATDNLGGPSNMATYVVPVTGPLPVTLVSFTAKAVGTTARLTWSTSAELHNDRFEVERSTDGQQFRRIGQVRGQGTTATGATYQFTDAAMPSPGAAGLVYYRLRQVDTDGSATHSQVCTLSFSRPEAQATVVVAPNPFRTHASLNLASLPAGTYQVTVIDGAGRVMYQGALGGGQVHSLQVQNWPAGLYTVLVRGNNAKFSQRIVKE